From the Brassica napus cultivar Da-Ae chromosome A8, Da-Ae, whole genome shotgun sequence genome, one window contains:
- the LOC125577102 gene encoding uncharacterized protein LOC125577102 encodes MLYQEFNRSLLFRFPFQMPPRKRVVRTQTVRDAREVEAEDEHVQPAVPQQAAPPIDQDALRQMVQDAARQAAQEAVQQAAQEAARVAAQEVARQMAAVQQGQQIPHGPQVQVQQGPQIHMQQAPPVQVQHDHQVPHQPAPAPQYPQVPVQPVPGVFQVPPPPPAFPVQVPEVDETFIRVLGQMKYVSLEHFSGTTEPTVAHDWKHSLDKCLKTISCPPRLKLNIAELYLRGDASIWWDGVRLMHRGELTYDDFLYAFNKKYFPREALHEKKNDFEHLRQGAKSVREYEREFNQLRRFVGNTIDEEDLIRRFLDGMRVELRGRCSVVTYTSLEDLVEKAAVQEKCMVEEQKFSKGVQPKAGGTSGSQKRTWEQTGVPHCGRCRRQHFGECLQCFNCGLFGHISKNCRKPPRTQVAAPAAAVAPVAAARNCYGCNQPGHFYRDCPRRGNAALPPPPKRPAIAPRVFAVGDPQGAEPIAGM; translated from the coding sequence ATGTTGTATCAAGAATTCAACAGAAGCTTACTTTTTCGCTTTCCCTTTCAGATGCCGCCTAGGAAGAGAGTTGTTCGTACTCAGACCGTCAGAGACGCTAGAGAGGTTGAGGCTGAGGACGAGCATGTCCAGCCTGCAGTTCCGCAGCAGGCGGCTCCGCCTATTGATCAGGATGCTTTGAGACAGATGGTTCAGGATGCGGCTAGGCAGGCTGCACAGGAGGCAGTCCAGCAAGCTGCCCAGGAGGCTGCCCGAGTAGCTGCTCAGGAGGTTGCTAGACAGATGGCTGCAGTTCAGCAGGGTCAGCAGATTCCGCATGGTCCTCAGGTTCAGGTGCAGCAGGGTCCGCAGATTCACATGCAGCAGGCCCCACCTGTTCAGGTTCAGCATGATCATCAGGTTCCACATCAGCCGGCTCCAGCTCCGCAGTATCCTCAGGTTCCCGTTCAGCCTGTTCCAGGAGTTTTTCAGGTTCCACCGCCACCACCTGCTTTCCCAGTTCAGGTGCCCGAGGTTGATGAGACATTTATCAGGGTGTTGGGACAGATGAAGTATGTGAGTTTGGAGCATTTCAGTGGGACGACGGAACCTACAGTTGCTCACGATTGGAAGCACAGTTTGGATAAGTGTTTGAAGACCATCTCGTGCCCGCCAAGGCTCAAGCTTAACATCGCTGAGCTTTATTTGCGTGGAGATGCATCAATCTGGTGGGATGGAGTGAGATTGATGCACCGTGGTGAGCtgacatatgatgattttctGTACGCGTTCAACAAGAAGTATTTTCCGAGAGAAGCTTTGCATGAGAAGAAGAATGACTTCGAGCATTTGAGGCAAGGAGCAAAGTCTGTGAGGGAGTATGAGCGGGAGTTTAACCAACTCCGCAGATTTGTGGGTAACACCATTGATGAGGAGGATCTGATCAGGAGGTTCTTAGATGGGATGCGAGTAGAGCTTCGTGGTAGATGCAGTGTGGTTACCTACACCAGTTTGGAGGATCTGGTAGAGAAGGCGGCTGTGCAAGAGAAATGCATGGTAGAGGAACAGAAGTTCTCCAAAGGAGTTCAGCCTAAGGCCGGAGGGACTTCGGGATCACAGAAGAGGACTTGGGAACAGACTGGAGTACCCCATTGTGGGCGTTGTCGTCGCCAGCATTTTGGGGAATGTCTCCAGTGCTTTAACTGTGGTCTGTTTGGGCATATCTCGAAGAATTGTAGGAAGCCGCCACGTACTCAGGTTGCAGCGCCAGCAGCGGCAGTAGCACCAGTAGCGGCAGCGAGGAACTGTTACGGATGCAACCAGCCTGGTCACTTTTACAGAGATTGTCCGAGGAGGGGCAATGCAGCGCTTCCACCACCACCGAAGCGTCCAGCCATCGCTCCACGCGTGTTTGCGGTTGGAGATCCCCAGGGAGCTGAGCCGATAGCGGGTATGTGA
- the LOC106361378 gene encoding homeobox-leucine zipper protein ATHB-16 → MKRLSNSDSMCGLISNSTDEQNPRGYGHNFHSMLNGYEEDGTTVEEYSGNHHMGQSEKKRRLRVDQVKALEKNFELENKIEPERKTQLAQELGLEPRQVAVWFQNRRARWKTKQLEKDYGLLKSQYDSLRHNFDSLRRDNDSLVLKISELKAKINGEDVNNDSKVTAESDISAVKEENVPSSPPEFIEHSTGFDYRRSFTDLCDLLPNSTAPDGGSSDSCDSSAETSSENGRLTPPPTVTGGNFLQFVKTEQMEDHDDFLSGEEACCFFSDEQPPSLHWYSASDH, encoded by the exons ATGAAGAGACTTAGCAACTCAGATTCAATGTGTGGTCTGATCTCCAATTCCACAG ATGAGCAGAATCCACGAGGGTACGGGCATAATTTCCACTCTATGCTTAACGGTTACGAAGAAGACGGTACAACGGTCGAGGAATATTCCGGCAACCACCACATGGGTCAAtcagagaagaagaggaggttACGTGTTGACCAAGTCAAAGCTCTCGAGAAGAACTTCGAGCTCGAGAACAAAATCGAACCTGAGAGaaaaacacaactagcacaagAGCTTGGACTTGAACCTCGTCAAGTAGCGGTTTGGTTTCAGAACCGCCGTGCACGGTGGAAGACAAAACAGCTCGAAAAAGATTACGGCCTTCTTAAGAGCCAGTACGACTCTCTCCGCCACAACTTCGACTCGCTCCGCCGCGATAACGACTCGCTTGTTTTAAAGATTAGTGAACTCAAAGCTAAGATCAACGGAGAAGACGTTAACAACGACAGCAAGGTTACGGCGGAGAGTGATATCTCCGCCGTGAAAGAAGAGAATGTTCCTTCGTCTCCTCCTGAGTTTATAGAACATTCCACCGGCTTTGACTACCGGCGAAGCTTCACCGATCTCTGTGACCTTCTACCGAACTCCACCGCCCCCGACGGTGGATCTTCCGACAGCTGCGATTCGAGCGCTGAAACCAGCTCCGAGAACGGAAGATTGACGCCGCCGCCGACGGTTACCGGCGGAAATTTTCTACAGTTCGTGAAAACAGAGCAGATGGAGGATCACGACGACTTTCTGAGCGGGGAAGAAGCGTGTTGTTTCTTCTCCGATGAGCAACCACCGTCTCTTCATTGGTACTCCGCCTCTGATCACTGA